From Methanosarcina lacustris Z-7289, one genomic window encodes:
- a CDS encoding potassium channel family protein: MRVIIIGASSLGMHLTRTMIQQGNEVVLIEKDEEIARQLAEELDCTVINAEGTHPDILEKAGMDTTDAVIACTNHDQDNILIGLIAQEAGVKRVIVKTDDTKFMEIAKKLGISSAINPPHISSTIISDTLRGIDTIELSNLIRADVRVISFITEKQNAGKKISEIQFPENTDCIGLYRKTDFILAREDPKLEEGDELLIITRSGNIDRIYEKLREA, encoded by the coding sequence ATGAGAGTAATCATTATTGGAGCGAGTTCCCTGGGGATGCACCTGACCCGCACGATGATCCAGCAGGGAAATGAAGTTGTCCTTATAGAAAAGGACGAGGAAATTGCAAGGCAGCTTGCTGAAGAACTTGACTGTACCGTAATCAATGCCGAAGGCACCCACCCTGACATTCTGGAAAAAGCAGGAATGGATACCACTGATGCGGTTATAGCCTGCACCAACCATGACCAGGACAATATTTTGATAGGTCTGATTGCACAGGAAGCGGGAGTGAAAAGGGTCATTGTCAAGACCGACGATACAAAGTTTATGGAAATTGCAAAAAAGCTGGGGATTAGCTCTGCGATTAACCCGCCTCATATCTCCTCAACCATTATTTCTGATACCCTGCGCGGAATTGATACGATCGAGCTGAGCAACCTTATCAGGGCTGACGTCCGCGTAATCAGCTTCATTACAGAGAAACAGAATGCCGGCAAAAAGATTTCTGAAATCCAGTTCCCAGAAAATACTGACTGTATCGGGCTTTACAGGAAAACTGACTTTATCCTTGCGCGTGAAGACCCGAAGCTTGAAGAAGGGGACGAGCTTCTAATAATCACACGTTCGGGGAATATAGACAGGATTTATGAGAAACTTCGAGAAGCATAA
- a CDS encoding NosD domain-containing protein translates to MKTFRKIFLAIIALAVMGLAGGTAAADTLTVDADGGTDFTSIQEAVDSAKEGDTILVMPGKYVENVHIGKPLNIISGVEAPEEIVVEAADRRDHVFHIRADNVNISGFTLQGAKYEDNLLAGIYLDNVQKSTIQGNILLDNYYGIYLKKSRENLLNRNVASNNKYGILLCVSSGENILSMNRISDNYYGVDLENACNNNILTGNTVYSNRENGVMVISSSCTDINNNNISLNPKTGLKLDNSRGNSISNNSVSESERGIFIVLSGDNRVTGNSVNSNNLCGLQLGGNAERNTIEENSFVKNKDGIFIAYSARYNTVANNIVLNNNKGIYLIGHSDYNEIQENIVCSNSLGFCMESCKENVLSGNIVTNNTDRGILLTESFDNFIYNNYFNNANNVAEDKTNIWNTTKTAGKNIAGGLYLGGNCWASPEENGFSQICQDAEGDGICDSSYQIGDFDSDELALVYSPIADSLIQNKLTISEIAENESKAKGVSIEKEAAEKSPLGSVYPVGVFLIAFLISGGKRNK, encoded by the coding sequence TTGAAGACATTCCGTAAAATTTTTCTGGCAATAATTGCTCTGGCTGTCATGGGACTTGCAGGTGGGACTGCGGCTGCTGATACCCTGACGGTAGACGCTGATGGAGGAACTGATTTCACTTCAATACAAGAAGCAGTGGACTCTGCAAAAGAAGGGGATACGATTCTTGTTATGCCCGGGAAATACGTTGAAAACGTGCATATCGGTAAACCTTTGAATATTATTTCGGGGGTAGAGGCTCCGGAAGAAATAGTTGTTGAGGCTGCAGACCGAAGGGACCATGTTTTTCATATACGTGCTGATAACGTCAATATTAGCGGTTTTACCCTTCAGGGTGCGAAATATGAAGACAATCTTTTAGCCGGGATTTACCTGGATAACGTTCAGAAAAGTACAATCCAGGGAAATATTCTGTTGGACAACTACTACGGGATTTACCTTAAAAAGTCACGGGAGAATTTGCTAAACAGAAATGTTGCTTCCAATAACAAATACGGAATTCTTCTTTGCGTTTCCAGCGGAGAAAATATACTTAGCATGAACAGGATTTCGGACAATTACTATGGTGTAGACTTGGAAAACGCCTGCAATAATAATATTCTTACCGGAAATACCGTATACTCAAACAGGGAAAACGGAGTTATGGTGATCTCTTCCAGCTGTACCGATATAAACAACAATAACATTTCCTTAAACCCAAAGACAGGACTTAAATTGGATAACTCCAGGGGAAACAGTATATCCAATAATTCAGTTTCTGAGAGCGAAAGGGGAATCTTTATCGTCTTGTCCGGCGACAACAGGGTAACTGGCAATTCAGTGAACTCAAATAACTTATGTGGCCTTCAGCTTGGAGGCAATGCAGAGCGCAATACCATTGAAGAGAACAGTTTTGTCAAAAATAAGGACGGAATTTTCATAGCTTATTCTGCTCGATATAATACGGTTGCCAATAACATTGTGTTGAACAACAACAAAGGAATTTACCTGATCGGGCACAGTGATTATAATGAAATACAGGAAAATATTGTTTGTTCAAATTCTCTTGGTTTCTGTATGGAGAGTTGTAAAGAAAATGTGCTGAGCGGCAATATAGTGACCAATAACACCGATCGTGGAATCTTGCTCACAGAGAGTTTTGATAACTTCATCTACAACAATTATTTTAATAATGCAAATAATGTAGCCGAGGATAAAACCAATATATGGAACACCACGAAAACCGCAGGTAAGAATATAGCAGGAGGTTTATATCTGGGAGGAAATTGCTGGGCATCACCTGAAGAAAATGGTTTTTCCCAGATCTGTCAGGATGCCGAAGGGGATGGGATCTGCGACTCTTCTTATCAGATCGGTGATTTTGATTCCGATGAACTTGCACTTGTTTACAGCCCGATAGCCGATTCACTTATTCAGAATAAATTAACTATTTCCGAAATTGCTGAAAATGAGAGCAAAGCAAAAGGAGTCAGTATAGAAAAGGAAGCCGCGGAAAAATCACCATTGGGCTCTGTATATCCCGTTGGAGTTTTTCTGATTGCTTTCTTGATTTCGGGCGGAAAGAGAAACAAATGA
- a CDS encoding MarR family winged helix-turn-helix transcriptional regulator, with translation MDEVTLSKIILLSMERDALNNLIFEQTFQNKIAGKFRELSKNQPLVIKIIGIEGEIMPSTLGKYTGMEKSSLTRMVDDLEKKGIVFRKTDPDDRRKVLVSLTEKGFDYYNCLNRITTEMADEILQFVDDKDVEDYLQSLETMVKLLRKIDASRNA, from the coding sequence ATGGATGAGGTAACACTGAGTAAGATAATTCTCCTTTCAATGGAAAGAGATGCTCTCAATAACCTGATTTTTGAGCAGACCTTTCAGAATAAAATTGCAGGTAAATTCAGGGAACTGAGCAAGAACCAGCCATTGGTAATTAAAATCATAGGAATAGAAGGGGAAATTATGCCTTCTACACTTGGAAAATACACCGGAATGGAGAAGAGCAGCCTGACGAGGATGGTTGATGACCTGGAAAAGAAAGGGATTGTGTTCAGAAAAACAGATCCCGATGACAGGAGAAAGGTGCTTGTTTCCCTTACTGAAAAGGGGTTTGATTATTATAATTGCTTAAACCGGATTACCACCGAAATGGCTGATGAAATCCTTCAGTTTGTTGATGATAAGGATGTTGAGGATTATCTGCAGAGCCTTGAAACTATGGTAAAACTCCTGCGGAAAATAGATGCCAGCCGGAATGCCTGA
- a CDS encoding TrmB family transcriptional regulator yields the protein MTLKLIENLQKLGFTGNEAKVYASLVCLKQAKASEIAENAGVPRPKIYGTLRGMEKKGYVRIIEGEPTFFCCVNPEVLILRIRADFMLSLSEIVSELNYLTPGDNNFVSDSFNRESVRA from the coding sequence ATGACTCTTAAGCTTATTGAGAACCTTCAGAAACTGGGTTTTACAGGCAATGAAGCCAAGGTTTATGCGTCACTTGTCTGCCTGAAGCAGGCAAAAGCCAGTGAAATTGCAGAAAATGCAGGAGTTCCGAGGCCTAAAATATATGGAACCCTCAGAGGAATGGAGAAAAAAGGCTACGTCAGGATAATTGAAGGCGAACCAACCTTTTTTTGCTGCGTCAATCCAGAAGTACTCATCTTAAGGATAAGGGCAGATTTTATGCTTTCTTTAAGCGAAATCGTCAGTGAACTAAATTATCTGACTCCTGGAGACAATAACTTTGTTTCAGATAGTTTCAATAGGGAAAGTGTCAGGGCCTGA
- a CDS encoding AI-2E family transporter, translating into MFQIVSIGKVSGPEKKGENFSFLLNAEIILNFLFLARMVAFPWHSGRLFKYNPYIGPFPEANPPVIVGYIDSPMAALFAVITVVITQLIDNLYLTPFMISKKVDINPLLSVVLTFAASLLLGSPGCWALLVVGLSWLLGPPGIVFAIPIYSI; encoded by the coding sequence TTGTTTCAGATAGTTTCAATAGGGAAAGTGTCAGGGCCTGAAAAAAAAGGAGAAAATTTTAGTTTCTTGCTCAATGCAGAAATAATTCTCAATTTCTTATTTTTGGCTCGAATGGTGGCTTTTCCCTGGCATTCTGGCAGGCTTTTTAAATATAATCCTTATATCGGCCCTTTTCCTGAGGCAAACCCTCCAGTTATTGTGGGTTACATCGATAGTCCGATGGCGGCTCTCTTTGCAGTGATAACGGTTGTTATTACCCAGCTTATTGACAACCTTTACCTCACCCCATTCATGATCTCGAAAAAAGTGGATATTAACCCGCTCTTGAGTGTGGTTCTAACTTTTGCCGCCTCCTTGTTGTTGGGCTCTCCTGGTTGTTGGGCTCTCCTGGTTGTTGGGCTCTCCTGGTTGTTAGGCCCTCCAGGCATAGTATTCGCAATCCCTATATATAGTATATAA
- a CDS encoding ABC transporter ATP-binding protein: MIEVKGLSKFYGQTKAVDGVDLSIGKGELFGLLGPNGSGKTTMIKMLTGQIKPTSGTLKVHGVDVLEDPLRVRELIGVIPEQETPPSFLTAEEYLYFVAKVRKMEHYEEVCEKWFEFFDFGDQKTSLCKDLSRGTRQKLMFAQAFLHEPELAIIDEPLINLDPVMQRKVKDFLRGYVKNGGTVFISTHILEIANEICTSIGIIYRGKLVHTGRLDDPELKAKNLEEFFLELVGKRKGIPKDILEESPKGISALA, translated from the coding sequence ATGATTGAGGTAAAAGGTCTTTCTAAATTTTACGGACAGACAAAAGCAGTAGATGGCGTAGACCTTTCTATCGGGAAAGGTGAGCTTTTCGGCCTCCTGGGTCCAAATGGCTCCGGAAAAACAACTATGATCAAAATGCTTACAGGGCAAATAAAGCCAACCTCCGGCACTCTTAAGGTACACGGGGTAGATGTGCTGGAAGATCCCCTGCGGGTCAGGGAACTTATAGGCGTAATTCCGGAACAGGAGACTCCCCCAAGTTTCCTGACTGCAGAAGAGTACCTGTACTTCGTTGCAAAGGTAAGAAAAATGGAACACTATGAAGAGGTCTGTGAAAAGTGGTTTGAGTTCTTCGATTTTGGAGACCAGAAAACCTCACTATGTAAAGACCTTTCAAGGGGCACAAGGCAAAAACTGATGTTTGCCCAGGCTTTTCTGCATGAGCCTGAACTTGCCATTATCGATGAGCCGCTTATTAATCTTGATCCTGTGATGCAGAGGAAAGTCAAGGACTTCTTACGGGGTTACGTGAAAAATGGGGGAACTGTTTTCATTTCCACGCACATCCTTGAAATCGCAAATGAAATCTGCACAAGTATCGGAATCATTTACAGAGGAAAGCTGGTCCATACAGGCCGCCTTGACGACCCTGAGCTTAAAGCCAAAAACTTAGAAGAGTTCTTCCTGGAGCTTGTTGGCAAGCGGAAAGGGATTCCAAAAGATATTTTGGAAGAATCTCCAAAAGGGATTTCGGCACTGGCCTGA
- a CDS encoding methanogenesis marker 8 protein, whose amino-acid sequence MPHIMEMMGKARLVVKDGKVIEVGAPEVEWCPLFVKLRGVQKMTPEEIRKNMEARISEFGMFTDKRKLEFETTVVAFGASEIMMSGLNSDFLETTVTACDGAGTVISSNPALVQGIGGRMSGLVETEPIDAVIKGIEERGGTVLAPSTAAIDPAGGVRKAAELGYKKIAVTIAGAETATKVREIESELGLDLLVIAVHVTGVSREEAKGLLENSDIVISCASKYIRELAKPLVQVAAAIPLFALTQKGKELVIERAKDIESPILINTMALPVLPEHKQPRKLI is encoded by the coding sequence ATGCCTCATATAATGGAAATGATGGGGAAAGCCAGGTTAGTCGTAAAAGACGGAAAGGTCATAGAAGTCGGGGCTCCGGAAGTGGAATGGTGCCCCCTCTTTGTCAAGCTGCGGGGAGTCCAGAAGATGACCCCGGAAGAAATCCGGAAAAACATGGAGGCCCGGATCAGCGAGTTCGGGATGTTTACGGATAAGCGCAAGCTCGAATTTGAAACAACCGTTGTTGCCTTCGGCGCCTCAGAAATAATGATGAGCGGCCTCAACAGCGATTTCCTTGAAACAACCGTAACCGCCTGTGACGGCGCAGGAACAGTAATCTCCAGCAATCCGGCTCTTGTCCAGGGAATCGGAGGTCGGATGTCCGGCCTGGTCGAAACCGAACCTATAGATGCGGTCATCAAAGGGATAGAAGAACGCGGAGGGACCGTGCTTGCTCCCTCAACTGCAGCCATAGACCCGGCAGGTGGAGTAAGAAAAGCTGCCGAACTTGGTTACAAAAAAATCGCAGTTACGATTGCAGGTGCAGAAACCGCCACAAAAGTCCGGGAAATCGAATCCGAACTCGGGCTTGACCTGCTGGTCATCGCAGTACATGTAACAGGTGTCAGCCGGGAAGAAGCTAAGGGCCTGCTGGAAAATTCGGATATTGTAATCAGCTGCGCTTCCAAATATATAAGAGAACTTGCAAAGCCTCTTGTGCAGGTGGCAGCCGCAATCCCTCTCTTTGCTCTCACGCAGAAAGGAAAAGAACTTGTGATTGAAAGGGCAAAAGATATCGAAAGTCCTATTTTGATCAATACTATGGCACTGCCTGTTTTGCCTGAGCATAAGCAGCCGAGGAAATTGATTTAA
- a CDS encoding MTH865 family protein translates to MTVRDDIHGQIVGGLKDAKFPIKTPEELLAAFPAGANTTCRSGDLAVTAGEAGKLLTAADFPFKDAKHVADTIVNRAGL, encoded by the coding sequence ATGACTGTAAGAGATGATATTCACGGACAGATTGTTGGCGGCCTTAAAGACGCAAAGTTTCCTATAAAAACACCTGAAGAATTACTCGCTGCATTCCCTGCCGGAGCAAACACCACATGCAGATCAGGTGACCTTGCGGTTACTGCAGGAGAAGCAGGCAAACTGCTCACAGCAGCAGATTTCCCATTCAAAGATGCAAAACACGTGGCAGACACAATAGTTAACAGAGCAGGGCTTTAA
- a CDS encoding methanogenesis marker 8 protein, with translation MPHIMELLGKTRVVVKDGKVIEVGEPEVEWCPLFAKMRGIQKITPEEVKKNMEFRINDFGMFTDKRRLELEDFVGFGASEVMMTGLSRGLLDTTVTACEGAGTVISNNPTLVQGIGGRMSGLVETEPIDGIINGITERGGIVLDPSTAVMDPVAGVKKAAELGYKKIAVTAAFGETAKELRKLEAELGLDLIVIGVHVTGLTREGAQTLVENSDIVTSCASKHVRDLVKPLAQVGTAVPLFALTQKGKELVIERAKDIKSPLLINTMALPVLPEHKQPRDLK, from the coding sequence ATGCCTCATATAATGGAATTACTGGGAAAAACAAGAGTTGTCGTAAAAGACGGGAAAGTTATAGAAGTCGGAGAGCCTGAAGTCGAATGGTGTCCCCTCTTTGCCAAGATGCGCGGGATCCAGAAAATCACCCCTGAAGAAGTCAAGAAAAACATGGAGTTCAGGATCAACGATTTCGGGATGTTTACGGACAAGCGCCGGCTGGAACTCGAGGACTTTGTAGGGTTTGGAGCATCTGAAGTTATGATGACAGGCCTGAGCAGAGGTTTACTTGACACAACCGTGACCGCCTGTGAAGGCGCAGGAACCGTTATTTCCAACAACCCTACCCTTGTTCAGGGCATAGGCGGCAGGATGTCGGGACTGGTCGAAACCGAGCCAATCGATGGCATCATAAACGGAATCACAGAACGCGGCGGAATTGTGCTTGACCCCTCAACTGCCGTAATGGACCCGGTTGCTGGAGTGAAAAAGGCAGCCGAACTCGGGTACAAAAAGATCGCAGTAACCGCGGCTTTCGGGGAAACCGCAAAAGAGTTACGGAAGCTTGAAGCCGAACTCGGGCTTGATTTGATAGTAATTGGGGTACATGTTACAGGTTTAACCAGAGAAGGAGCCCAGACTCTGGTAGAAAATTCAGATATCGTAACCAGCTGCGCCTCAAAGCACGTCAGGGACCTGGTAAAGCCCCTCGCTCAGGTCGGAACCGCAGTCCCACTTTTCGCCCTTACCCAGAAAGGAAAAGAACTTGTGATCGAAAGGGCAAAAGATATCAAGAGCCCACTTTTGATCAATACCATGGCTCTGCCTGTACTTCCTGAACACAAACAGCCCAGGGATTTAAAATAA
- a CDS encoding tetratricopeptide repeat protein, producing the protein MDSVTLEAIARQAAVILAPALPFIYEGSKAVVTKGTDVLGDMLYEKAFEKIGSKYGKKAKSLLEKISPKMTESLRKTLTKVSQNSEDPKAKEELQQEILKLLRENPDLAREIEVTINLNIENIENIDQFAVGNYNTFFNFETPSGDEFIKINEYLDRRRKEAANQEILNCYNPSTPPYPEKLKQFVTQNRAEELRKNLTYLENHWILLISGIGGVGKSTLARALVDLRPINVPEPFWFNFNQNQNAKLGDILEKLAAYMNAPEIAAFKAERREPGKTDVDKLTGELHRRSEVWLIFDDLSTVLEDQQFTDKGIELLFSSLRYNDHKAKVIVTSRTLPKFENGESLVDVIEGEEKHHLNGLRKEFAVNYLVSNGLDKVETQKLEELAVGVDGHPLALRLLVQLVKEYGANDILEDLSMYRDQMEDTILKARKLFDKLAGEEKALLERISVYREPVNMKGIKDMFAERTPKNGVKKLIDKSLLETDHNGSYWLHPLVQEFSYDDLEDKKTAHMFAVKYYLSLPLPEKPSEKEDVQPLIEAHHHACMAEEYDQAAVIIWRSNLHYLLDLWGNSKILIEIYEKLLPEDHFKGEPVLKNKKTHRFIIASMGNAYSHLGEPRKAIEYYKQAHIISKEIEDKQGEGEAIGNLGNEYSHLGEFRKAIKYYEKSLKIARERRDIYGESAALGNLGTAYTDLKEPRKAIEYYEQSLKISIEIVDRRGEAVTLGNIGTTYREMGEPRKAIEYYEQALKIDREIGDKQDEARNLENMGLAFSLLGEHTKAIEYCEQALKIAREVCDRIGESETLGNMGSIYYYRREFRQAVEYYEQALKINRKIGDIYGQSVDLRNLGSAYKELRENRKAIEYYEQALEISIEMEDGCKQEVENLILLWIAYCNLGEPRETVEFLKKYLAIGKAIEDPRIIGFCEQELKELEGSDE; encoded by the coding sequence ATGGACTCGGTCACTCTTGAAGCCATCGCCAGGCAGGCAGCAGTTATTCTTGCCCCAGCTCTGCCCTTTATTTATGAAGGAAGCAAAGCAGTTGTCACCAAAGGGACAGACGTTCTTGGAGATATGCTCTACGAAAAAGCCTTTGAAAAAATAGGTTCTAAATACGGGAAAAAGGCAAAATCTCTGCTGGAAAAGATAAGCCCAAAAATGACTGAATCCCTTCGAAAAACGCTTACAAAAGTGTCCCAAAACTCCGAAGATCCAAAAGCAAAGGAAGAACTGCAACAGGAAATCCTGAAATTACTGAGAGAAAACCCTGACCTTGCCAGGGAAATAGAAGTTACTATAAATCTCAATATCGAGAATATCGAAAATATTGATCAATTCGCGGTAGGAAATTACAACACCTTTTTTAATTTTGAAACTCCTTCTGGTGATGAATTCATCAAGATCAACGAATACCTGGATCGTCGAAGAAAAGAAGCCGCAAACCAGGAAATTCTGAACTGTTACAATCCTTCAACTCCCCCCTATCCTGAAAAACTGAAGCAATTTGTCACCCAAAACCGGGCTGAAGAGTTAAGAAAAAACCTTACATACCTCGAAAACCACTGGATTTTACTTATCAGCGGAATCGGCGGCGTGGGCAAGTCTACTCTCGCAAGAGCCCTCGTAGACCTCAGACCTATAAACGTCCCCGAACCTTTCTGGTTTAACTTCAACCAGAACCAGAACGCAAAACTTGGAGACATCCTCGAAAAACTCGCTGCCTACATGAATGCTCCTGAAATTGCAGCATTCAAAGCCGAAAGAAGAGAACCAGGAAAAACTGATGTCGACAAACTCACCGGCGAACTTCATAGAAGAAGCGAAGTCTGGCTCATTTTCGATGACTTGAGCACCGTTCTTGAAGATCAACAGTTTACTGACAAAGGAATCGAACTTCTTTTTTCCTCGCTGCGATACAACGACCACAAAGCAAAAGTCATTGTAACAAGTCGGACCCTTCCCAAATTCGAAAATGGAGAAAGCCTTGTCGATGTGATTGAGGGCGAGGAAAAGCACCATCTCAATGGTTTGAGAAAAGAATTTGCAGTCAATTATCTAGTCAGTAACGGGCTCGACAAAGTTGAAACTCAAAAGCTGGAGGAACTGGCTGTAGGTGTGGACGGCCATCCCCTTGCTTTGAGGTTGCTTGTACAGTTGGTAAAAGAATATGGAGCAAATGACATCCTGGAAGATCTGAGCATGTACCGAGATCAGATGGAGGATACAATCTTAAAGGCAAGAAAATTATTTGACAAATTGGCGGGTGAAGAAAAAGCACTTCTTGAACGTATTTCGGTCTATCGTGAGCCAGTAAATATGAAAGGGATCAAGGATATGTTTGCAGAAAGGACTCCAAAAAACGGTGTCAAGAAGCTTATAGATAAATCCCTCCTCGAAACCGACCACAATGGAAGCTACTGGCTCCACCCCCTTGTGCAGGAATTCTCTTACGATGACCTTGAAGACAAAAAAACAGCCCACATGTTCGCAGTGAAATACTACCTTTCCCTTCCACTACCGGAAAAACCCTCAGAAAAAGAAGATGTCCAGCCATTGATTGAAGCCCATCATCATGCATGTATGGCGGAAGAATATGATCAGGCAGCGGTTATCATATGGCGATCTAATCTCCATTATCTTCTGGACCTCTGGGGAAATTCGAAGATATTAATTGAAATTTACGAAAAGTTATTGCCCGAAGATCACTTCAAGGGCGAACCGGTACTCAAAAACAAGAAGACTCATAGATTTATTATTGCAAGTATGGGAAATGCATACAGTCATCTGGGAGAGCCCAGAAAAGCAATTGAGTACTACAAACAAGCTCACATAATATCTAAAGAAATCGAAGACAAGCAAGGAGAAGGAGAAGCCATTGGGAATCTGGGAAATGAATACAGTCATCTTGGAGAATTTAGAAAGGCAATTAAATATTACGAAAAGTCATTAAAAATTGCCAGAGAAAGGAGAGACATATATGGAGAAAGTGCAGCCCTTGGAAATCTGGGTACAGCATATACCGATCTGAAAGAACCAAGAAAGGCAATTGAATATTATGAACAATCACTCAAAATTTCAATTGAAATTGTGGACCGACGCGGAGAAGCAGTAACTCTTGGAAACATTGGAACAACATATAGGGAAATGGGAGAGCCCAGAAAAGCAATTGAGTATTATGAGCAGGCACTTAAAATTGATAGAGAAATTGGGGACAAGCAAGACGAGGCTAGGAACCTTGAAAATATGGGACTAGCGTTCAGTCTTCTTGGAGAACACACAAAAGCAATTGAATATTGTGAACAAGCACTCAAAATTGCTAGAGAAGTATGTGACAGAATAGGAGAAAGTGAAACCCTGGGAAATATGGGGTCAATATATTATTATAGAAGAGAATTCAGACAAGCAGTTGAATATTACGAACAAGCGCTCAAAATAAATAGAAAAATAGGCGACATATATGGACAAAGTGTAGACCTTAGAAATTTGGGGTCAGCATATAAGGAATTGAGAGAAAACAGAAAAGCGATTGAATATTATGAGCAGGCACTCGAAATTTCAATAGAAATGGAGGACGGGTGCAAGCAAGAAGTAGAGAACCTTATACTGCTTTGGATAGCATACTGTAATCTTGGCGAACCACGAGAAACAGTCGAATTTTTGAAAAAATACCTCGCTATAGGAAAGGCGATTGAAGACCCGAGGATAATCGGCTTTTGCGAGCAGGAATTAAAGGAACTTGAAGGATCTGATGAATGA
- a CDS encoding phenylacetate--CoA ligase family protein, whose amino-acid sequence MKYWQPKYETMDPEEMKRLQLKRLQHSVKLVYDNVPFYKQKFKEAGVTPGDIKTLEDVRKLPFTRKTDLRDNYPFGLFAAKKEDIVRIHASSGTSGKPTVVGYTAKDIETWSDLIARSLTMIGLTKSDVIQNSMNYGLFTGGMGFHYGVERMGALVVPAATGNTARQLEMMIDFGVTAVHCTPSYAFYLAETAEDLGLIDKLSLKAAIFGGEPWSENTRKQLEKRLNLKAYDCYGLSEMLGPGVGFECQEQNGLHIWSDNFLVEVLDENGEQVSEGEKGELVLTSLNKEGLCNIRYRTGDITRLLESECDCGRTTTRISRLLGRVDDMMIVRGINVFPSQIQDVISRIPQVGEQFQLILDRNKHMLDELTIEVELEDNAFTGDLKDLKAIQNHVQHELKAVLNIRTNVELLEKGSIERTTGKAKRVIDRRAEL is encoded by the coding sequence ATGAAATACTGGCAGCCGAAATATGAAACAATGGATCCCGAAGAAATGAAGAGATTACAGCTGAAACGCCTGCAGCACAGTGTAAAGTTGGTCTATGACAACGTTCCCTTCTACAAGCAGAAATTCAAAGAGGCGGGAGTCACTCCAGGGGACATCAAAACTCTTGAGGACGTCCGGAAACTGCCTTTCACACGCAAAACAGACCTTCGGGACAACTATCCTTTCGGCCTTTTTGCTGCAAAGAAAGAGGACATCGTGCGCATCCACGCCTCCTCAGGGACCAGCGGGAAGCCCACAGTTGTCGGATATACTGCAAAGGACATTGAGACATGGTCGGACCTGATCGCCCGAAGCCTTACGATGATAGGGCTTACAAAAAGCGACGTTATACAGAACTCCATGAACTACGGCCTCTTTACCGGAGGCATGGGCTTCCACTACGGTGTAGAGAGGATGGGAGCCCTGGTCGTGCCGGCAGCGACAGGCAACACTGCCCGGCAGCTTGAAATGATGATCGACTTCGGGGTAACCGCAGTCCACTGCACCCCTTCCTATGCTTTCTACCTCGCAGAGACCGCAGAAGATCTCGGGCTTATAGACAAACTCTCCTTAAAAGCAGCCATCTTCGGCGGCGAGCCCTGGTCGGAAAACACGCGGAAACAGCTTGAAAAACGCCTGAACCTCAAAGCCTATGACTGTTACGGCCTCTCAGAAATGCTCGGTCCAGGTGTTGGTTTTGAGTGCCAGGAACAGAACGGCCTGCACATCTGGAGCGACAACTTCCTCGTCGAAGTCCTGGACGAAAACGGAGAGCAGGTCTCCGAAGGCGAAAAAGGTGAACTTGTCTTAACCTCTCTCAACAAGGAAGGCTTATGCAACATAAGATACCGCACAGGTGACATAACCCGCCTCCTTGAGTCCGAATGCGACTGCGGCCGTACAACAACCAGGATCTCACGCCTTCTCGGCAGGGTAGACGACATGATGATCGTCCGCGGAATCAATGTATTCCCCTCCCAGATCCAGGACGTAATCTCAAGAATCCCGCAGGTCGGCGAACAATTCCAGCTTATCCTTGACCGCAATAAACACATGCTTGACGAGCTCACAATCGAAGTCGAACTCGAAGATAACGCCTTTACCGGCGACCTCAAAGACCTCAAAGCCATCCAGAACCACGTCCAGCACGAACTCAAAGCCGTCCTGAATATCCGCACAAACGTCGAATTGCTGGAGAAAGGCAGCATCGAGAGGACCACAGGAAAGGCAAAGAGGGTTATTGACAGGCGGGCAGAACTCTGA